From Candidatus Bathyarchaeota archaeon, one genomic window encodes:
- a CDS encoding Rieske (2Fe-2S) protein — protein sequence MSIEEDGYLQLIDLTELEEGKMKLVKFHGTPLLIIKQNSQVFVVDNRCPHMACGLSGGHIEETAIVCPCHGLRFNLEDGYDQNGSFQLTVYPVKIEAGKIWIKIEE from the coding sequence ATGTCAATAGAGGAAGACGGCTATTTACAATTAATAGATTTGACTGAACTTGAAGAGGGCAAAATGAAGCTTGTCAAATTCCACGGAACCCCACTTCTAATCATAAAACAAAACAGCCAAGTCTTCGTTGTTGATAACCGCTGTCCACATATGGCTTGTGGGCTTTCTGGAGGACACATAGAGGAAACAGCTATTGTTTGTCCATGTCATGGTTTGCGGTTCAACTTGGAGGACGGTTATGACCAAAATGGTTCATTTCAATTGACTGTTTACCCTGTCAAAATTGAAGCTGGAAAAATCTGGATTAAAATAGAAGAATAA